In Planctomycetia bacterium, one DNA window encodes the following:
- a CDS encoding peptidase: MVVALGAPVLISPVRAGEPMVPTTASAAPVSAPAAPTTAPASPSAPIVVAGSPELHDIMPAGLTRGTTGALTLRGARLGEVSEALFYKPGVSVRDLKAVDNNTVVMNCAVAADCPLGEHPLRLRTAGGVTELRTVWVGALPVVAEVEPNGDFAAPQKIALNSTIDGAITLEDIDYYAVEVKKGQRLTAEIEAMRLGRAMFDPAVAILDSRRFEQAVSDDSSLLLQDSVASIVAPVDGVYVISVRDASLGGSEQSRYRLHVGTFPRPRVAYPPVGRPGEEPAVTLLGDAAGAVRPPPGVMPADAAGAWPINASDDTGVSPSPVWMRPCPYPARGEPLPGSPSASPTSAPVEPAVLSAPCAVYGVIAAPGEVDRHRFRAAKGQNLVIESFARRLRSPLDCIVEVFDAAGQGLAGVDDGAGVDSVLNWTAPADGEYELRVRDHLGRGGDTFVYVVEIAPPRASLGLALERVDAKRPQHLQAVAVPRGNRFAVLVRADRQNTGGAVALEFGSIPGGVTVHSTGIEADRGVTPVVFEAAADAPLAGSLVDVRGRIKMGDASADLIGAFRQTIPLVIAAPNETVYYQTHVDRLAAAVTQPAPFRIDIEPPKSPLVQNGSKALKVRVTREAGFTGEVTLQMLWNPPGIASAVTVPVPVSAAEVLYPLSAAPDAPVRTSNVVILARAGIAGGDVWVSSALTPLQVERPFVIGTIQMAAAQRGQTASLLVKLEPVRPFEGTAVLTMLGLPAHTSCSPKQITAADKEIVFDVATGPEAPIGQHGGLLCQLSLVQNGEEITHRVAQGGVLRIDAPPPAPAPAVAAVPAAPPSVAAPAPKPLSRLEQLRKQAAEKAAAVSKPASAGEAPGGSAKGAVP, translated from the coding sequence ATGGTGGTTGCACTTGGCGCACCGGTTTTGATCTCGCCGGTTCGTGCGGGCGAGCCGATGGTGCCGACGACCGCGTCGGCCGCACCCGTGTCCGCGCCGGCTGCACCGACCACTGCCCCGGCGTCGCCGTCCGCGCCGATCGTTGTCGCCGGCTCACCGGAGTTGCACGACATCATGCCCGCCGGCTTGACGCGCGGCACAACCGGTGCGCTGACCCTGCGCGGGGCGAGACTGGGCGAGGTCTCCGAAGCGCTGTTCTACAAGCCCGGCGTGTCCGTCAGGGACCTGAAGGCGGTTGATAATAATACTGTTGTCATGAATTGCGCGGTGGCCGCGGATTGCCCGCTCGGCGAGCATCCGCTGCGGCTGCGCACGGCCGGCGGCGTCACCGAGCTGCGCACCGTCTGGGTCGGCGCGTTGCCGGTCGTGGCCGAGGTCGAGCCCAACGGCGACTTCGCCGCGCCGCAGAAGATCGCATTGAACAGCACGATCGACGGCGCCATCACGCTCGAAGATATCGATTACTACGCGGTGGAAGTGAAGAAGGGCCAGCGGCTCACGGCCGAGATCGAGGCCATGCGCCTGGGGCGGGCGATGTTCGACCCGGCCGTGGCGATTCTCGACTCGCGTCGTTTTGAGCAGGCCGTCAGCGATGATTCGTCCCTGTTGCTTCAGGACAGCGTCGCGTCGATCGTCGCGCCGGTCGACGGCGTGTATGTGATCAGCGTGCGTGATGCGTCGCTCGGCGGCAGCGAGCAGTCGCGCTATCGGCTGCACGTCGGCACGTTCCCGCGACCGCGCGTCGCGTATCCGCCCGTCGGACGCCCCGGGGAGGAGCCGGCGGTCACGCTGCTGGGCGATGCCGCGGGGGCGGTGCGCCCGCCGCCGGGCGTCATGCCGGCCGATGCGGCGGGGGCGTGGCCGATCAACGCGAGCGATGACACCGGTGTGTCGCCATCGCCGGTCTGGATGCGGCCTTGCCCGTATCCGGCGCGCGGCGAACCGTTGCCCGGGAGTCCGTCGGCTTCGCCAACCAGCGCGCCCGTCGAGCCGGCCGTGCTTTCGGCGCCCTGCGCCGTGTACGGCGTCATCGCCGCGCCGGGCGAAGTGGACCGCCATCGCTTCCGCGCGGCAAAGGGACAGAACCTGGTGATTGAGTCGTTCGCGCGGCGGCTGCGCAGCCCGCTCGACTGCATCGTCGAGGTGTTTGATGCGGCCGGTCAGGGGCTGGCCGGCGTCGATGATGGCGCGGGGGTCGATAGCGTGCTGAACTGGACCGCGCCGGCCGATGGAGAGTACGAGCTGCGTGTGCGGGATCACCTGGGGCGGGGCGGTGATACGTTTGTATATGTCGTGGAAATTGCCCCGCCGCGTGCAAGCCTGGGCCTGGCACTGGAGCGCGTGGACGCGAAGCGGCCGCAGCACTTGCAGGCGGTCGCCGTGCCGCGCGGCAATCGCTTCGCCGTGCTGGTCCGGGCAGATCGTCAGAACACCGGCGGCGCCGTGGCGCTGGAGTTTGGCAGCATACCGGGTGGCGTAACGGTACACTCAACCGGGATCGAAGCGGATCGCGGCGTGACGCCGGTCGTGTTCGAGGCCGCGGCCGATGCCCCGTTGGCCGGGTCGCTGGTGGACGTGCGCGGCCGCATCAAGATGGGCGACGCCAGCGCGGATCTGATCGGCGCCTTTCGCCAGACGATCCCATTGGTGATCGCCGCTCCAAATGAGACGGTTTACTATCAAACACACGTGGATCGGCTTGCCGCCGCCGTCACGCAGCCCGCGCCGTTTCGGATCGATATCGAGCCGCCCAAGTCGCCGCTCGTGCAGAACGGCTCGAAAGCCCTGAAGGTCCGCGTCACGCGCGAGGCGGGCTTCACCGGCGAGGTGACGCTTCAAATGCTGTGGAACCCGCCGGGCATTGCGTCGGCCGTGACCGTGCCGGTGCCGGTGAGCGCTGCCGAAGTCCTGTACCCATTAAGTGCCGCGCCCGACGCGCCGGTTCGCACGTCGAACGTCGTCATCCTTGCACGGGCCGGCATCGCGGGCGGCGATGTCTGGGTCTCCAGCGCGCTGACGCCGCTGCAAGTCGAGCGGCCGTTCGTCATTGGAACAATTCAGATGGCTGCGGCGCAGCGAGGGCAGACCGCGTCGCTGCTCGTGAAGCTGGAGCCGGTGCGGCCCTTTGAGGGGACGGCGGTGCTGACGATGCTCGGCCTGCCCGCGCATACGAGTTGTTCGCCGAAACAGATCACGGCGGCGGACAAGGAAATTGTCTTCGACGTGGCCACAGGTCCCGAGGCGCCGATTGGCCAGCATGGCGGCCTGTTGTGCCAGTTGTCGCTTGTACAGAACGGCGAGGAGATTACGCATCGCGTGGCACAGGGCGGCGTGCTTCGCATCGACGCACCGCCGCCGGCCCCCGCACCCGCTGTCGCCGCAGTGCCGGCCGCGCCGCCGTCTGTTGCCGCCCCCGCGCCCAAGCCGTTGAGTCGATTGGAGCAGTTGCGAAAGCAGGCCGCCGAGAAAGCCGCCGCGGTAAGCAAGCCGGCTTCCGCCGGCGAGGCGCCGGGCGGTTCGGCCAAGGGAGCGGTGCCATGA
- a CDS encoding DUF1501 domain-containing protein, producing the protein MAHGDCGCGGADHTKPSRREFVYVGLVGGLGLLLPEYLQKLALADQKQYAAKAAVADSVIHIFLPGGISAQESFDPKPYAPIEYRGPLGTVNTCLAGVAFSECLGETAKIADRLTILRSLTHGEAAHERGTHNMFTGYRPSTALAYPSFGSVVSHELGGRNDLPPYVCVPGVPNEFAGSGYLSNKYGPFSVGSDPAESTFAVRDLSLPGDVDHQRFERRRRMLDAVDAHFHAMETGDAVAAMDEFYQRAYTLLSSAQAREAFHLAAEPDAIRNEYGRHAAGQRMLLCRRLVEAGVRFVSMTFGSWDHHAGIADGVRGQLRQFDQGFAALIRDLDRRGLLGRTLVMVTTEFGRTPKLNRDAGRDHWPRVFSAVLAGGGVHGGLVHGATDATASEPAKDPVGIEDLATTVYNQLGIPADKELMAPGGRPVEIVKGGRVLTEILAKPA; encoded by the coding sequence ATGGCCCACGGGGATTGCGGCTGCGGCGGGGCGGACCACACCAAACCGAGTCGGCGTGAATTTGTGTACGTCGGGCTGGTCGGCGGGCTGGGTCTGCTGCTGCCCGAGTATCTTCAGAAGCTGGCGCTAGCCGATCAGAAGCAGTACGCGGCCAAGGCGGCGGTCGCCGATTCCGTTATTCACATCTTCCTGCCCGGAGGCATCAGCGCGCAGGAATCGTTCGACCCCAAGCCCTACGCGCCGATCGAGTATCGCGGCCCGCTCGGCACGGTGAACACCTGCCTGGCCGGCGTGGCATTCAGCGAGTGCCTCGGTGAGACGGCGAAGATCGCCGACAGGCTGACGATCCTTCGCAGCCTTACGCACGGCGAAGCCGCGCACGAGCGCGGCACGCACAACATGTTCACCGGCTATCGCCCGAGCACAGCACTGGCCTATCCGTCGTTCGGGTCGGTCGTGTCGCATGAGCTGGGCGGGCGGAACGACCTGCCGCCTTATGTCTGCGTGCCGGGCGTGCCGAACGAGTTCGCCGGGTCGGGGTACTTGAGCAACAAGTACGGGCCGTTCTCGGTCGGGTCCGATCCGGCGGAGAGCACTTTTGCCGTGCGTGATCTGTCGCTGCCGGGCGACGTCGATCATCAGCGCTTCGAGCGGCGGCGGCGCATGCTCGACGCGGTGGATGCGCACTTCCACGCGATGGAGACCGGCGACGCCGTCGCGGCGATGGACGAGTTCTATCAGCGCGCGTACACGCTGTTGAGTTCGGCCCAGGCGCGCGAGGCATTTCATCTTGCGGCCGAGCCGGACGCGATTCGCAACGAGTATGGTCGTCATGCCGCGGGCCAGCGGATGCTGTTGTGTCGGCGACTGGTCGAGGCGGGCGTGCGTTTTGTGTCGATGACGTTCGGAAGCTGGGATCATCACGCGGGCATCGCTGACGGCGTGCGCGGCCAGTTGCGGCAGTTCGACCAGGGCTTTGCGGCTTTGATTCGCGATCTGGATCGGCGAGGTCTGCTCGGCAGGACGCTCGTGATGGTGACAACGGAGTTCGGCCGCACGCCGAAGTTGAATCGCGACGCGGGACGGGATCACTGGCCGCGCGTGTTCAGCGCGGTGCTGGCGGGTGGCGGCGTGCACGGCGGGCTGGTTCATGGCGCGACCGACGCGACGGCGAGCGAGCCGGCGAAGGACCCGGTGGGCATCGAGGATTTGGCGACGACTGTCTATAACCAGCTTGGCATTCCCGCGGACAAGGAGCTGATGGCGCCCGGTGGCCGGCCGGTTGAGATTGTCAAAGGCGGCCGCGTGCTGACGGAGATACTGGCGAAGCCTGCGTGA
- a CDS encoding thioesterase family protein translates to MRAYECRFVVGFEETNLVGNVYYANHVRWQGRCREMFLRDHAPEVLDELRHGLALVTTRVSCEYLAELTAFDEVLIRMRLAGLTQNQVTMKFEYFRIRGGREELAARGEQQIACMRRRGDEVVPEPLPAGLRKALAAYAE, encoded by the coding sequence ATGCGGGCGTATGAGTGCCGGTTCGTGGTGGGGTTCGAAGAGACGAACCTCGTGGGGAATGTCTATTACGCCAATCATGTGCGCTGGCAGGGTCGCTGCCGCGAGATGTTTCTGCGCGATCATGCGCCGGAAGTACTGGACGAGCTGCGCCACGGCCTGGCGCTGGTGACGACGCGCGTATCGTGTGAATACCTCGCGGAGTTGACCGCCTTTGACGAAGTGCTGATTCGCATGCGGCTGGCCGGCCTCACGCAGAACCAGGTCACGATGAAGTTCGAATATTTCCGCATTCGCGGTGGGCGCGAGGAACTGGCTGCTCGCGGCGAGCAGCAGATCGCCTGCATGCGCCGTCGCGGTGATGAAGTCGTGCCCGAGCCGCTGCCCGCAGGCCTGCGCAAGGCGCTCGCTGCCTACGCCGAGTAG
- a CDS encoding SDR family NAD(P)-dependent oxidoreductase: protein MTPRRDGIAIVGMACRYPDARTPSELWENVLAQRRSFRRMPPERMRMEDYFSSDRAAEDRTYSCEAALIEGYEFDRVTFRVSGSQFRSADLAHWMALDIATQALADAGFEGGADLPKESTGVLLANTLTGDTSRANVLRLRWPYVRRVVGAAMAEQGRTSEEIESFLQTLEPRYKQPFPTVNEETLAGGLSNTIAGRICNHFDLKGGGYTLDGACAASLLAVSNACSAIVAGDLDIAIAGGVDLSLDPFELIGFAKAGALASDDMRVYDARSSGFWPGEGCGFVVLMREQEAIAQGRRIHAVIRGWGVSSDGSGGITRPEPAGQRLALKRAYQRAGFGIDTIDYFEGHGTGTRVGDETELGVLTAARREAGAARPAAIGSIKANIGHTKAAAGLAGLLKAAVAAREGVIPPITGCGEPHAILREKDAALRVARAPEAWDRTEPMRTAVSAMGFGGLNTHVVLEGPPRGPTARTIRLRRQHSFAQDAELFVFSAASASVLREQASRVAAIAPNLSRAELIDLAADLANRADREGDSIGTDANRAWRGAVVAGTPSELAERAGRLVEWIDSGETNRIDATGVFLGSGHASPRIGLIFPGQGCAARRDGGAWRDRFETVRALYDAADLPMHGDDVQTDVAQPAIVAAELAALRALGRLGIAAQIAAGHSLGELTALHWAGAMDESALLRVARVRGRAMADLPEPHGAMAAIMASADEVEALAAGTGAVVSAINAPDLTVVSGECQAVAQIMARADARGIGATRLKVSHAFHSPLVSRAAGPLAEQLRRESLRPPLRRVVSTITGRELTAGENIEALLVSQVIAPVRFTEAVRRMAHDVDLLIEAGPGRVLGGLVSRFAPTPVVSMDAASESVRGLLCAAGAVHAVGAPVRVRALFEDRLTRPFDLNRRPRFIASPCESAPVLDRAGVVALSGAASVPEYAAVSTAVGVVSDSGESALDVIRELVAQKAELPAESVTESSRLLGDLHLNSIVVGQIAVAACKRLGLPAPVSPTAYAGATVGGLAQALDELRAIGGAAADGTSSPDDSPPAGVDSWVRPFAVTWRERPLRSAGAFDGSDTHESLRDHEFESPLAASADGWRVIAHQLCPFKGRISAALARGGRGAGVLVCVPPQYAESSAAMLLEGARAVLRDNSPARLVIVQDSRAGELPGGMGAEAFARTLHLEAPHVAVSVVHVPTAHEQAADWVMAETRHAEGFREVRYDARGRRYEPVLTPLKQPMAQAIDFVGMTHGEGDDSTACAIGALATGTVTSLTADDVLLVTGGGKGIAAECALDLARETGVKLALLGRSDPSRDTELASNLARFEQSGVSFKYLRADVTDAESVAAAVREAERALGPVTAFLHGAGANTPKLIQHLDQASFHETLRPKVQGARNVLAAVNADRLKLFVAFGSLIARAGMAGEADYAVANDWLASLVERWGAQHPRCRSLAIEWSVWSGVGMGERLGRIDALARQGIRAITPDEGVRVMKRLLSHDTPSRVLVTSRFGDAPTLTLEGPPLPFRRFLESPRVYYPGIELVVDAKLSPSTDPYLDDHVFHGERLFAAVLGLEAMAQVAMAVAGTETPPSFEDVELAQPVVVPDGGVTIRIAALVREDGTIDVAVRSAQTGFAVDHFRAICRFDSALQPSRNVSARMTPATLPPRLNLIPDADLYGKLLFHTGRFRVVRGYHVLAAKACLAELGEAATDDLVNGGARRWFGSYLPADLMLGCPAARDGTIHAIQACIPHATILPTGVERLDVHAVRADSARYVEARERSHSGADFVYDVQVFAPDGELIEAWHGLKLRAIAPAAHHGAHAPVLLAPSLERRAADLIGASVRVALVEEHGAPQPSANGNGHGGNGTDSATMNRRAQSDAALSDLLDSDSRWSHRSDGKPEAWDGRSVSTSHGAGLTLAIVADDATRLGCDVELVTSRPRDTWRGLLGTARFALAEQIAGVAGESLDAAATRVWTVIECAAKAGLPHDVPLTLKEFHRDGWLTIRAGGAISMTVVFAERGGRPAVAVGLLAMHESAGARHAGV from the coding sequence ATGACACCTCGTCGCGACGGCATCGCAATCGTGGGCATGGCCTGCCGGTATCCGGACGCTCGCACGCCGTCGGAGCTTTGGGAGAATGTCTTGGCGCAGCGGCGGTCGTTTCGACGAATGCCGCCCGAACGGATGCGCATGGAGGATTATTTCTCCAGCGATCGCGCGGCCGAAGATCGCACCTACTCCTGCGAGGCGGCGCTGATCGAGGGTTATGAGTTTGACCGCGTGACGTTTCGCGTCTCGGGCAGCCAGTTCCGCTCGGCCGATCTCGCGCACTGGATGGCCCTGGACATCGCGACGCAGGCTTTGGCCGACGCGGGGTTTGAGGGCGGCGCCGACCTTCCGAAAGAATCGACCGGTGTCTTACTGGCCAACACCCTGACGGGTGATACGTCGCGCGCGAACGTGCTTCGGCTGCGCTGGCCGTACGTGCGGCGCGTGGTTGGCGCGGCGATGGCCGAACAGGGTCGCACATCGGAGGAGATCGAGTCGTTTCTGCAAACGCTCGAACCGCGATACAAGCAGCCGTTCCCGACGGTGAACGAGGAGACCCTGGCGGGCGGGCTGTCGAACACGATCGCCGGGCGCATCTGCAATCACTTCGATCTGAAGGGCGGCGGATACACACTGGACGGCGCCTGCGCGGCGTCGCTGCTGGCGGTGTCGAATGCCTGTTCGGCGATTGTCGCGGGCGATCTGGATATCGCGATCGCCGGCGGCGTGGACTTGAGCCTCGACCCGTTCGAGTTGATCGGCTTCGCCAAGGCCGGCGCGCTGGCGAGTGACGATATGCGCGTGTATGACGCGCGCTCGTCGGGGTTCTGGCCGGGCGAAGGGTGCGGCTTTGTCGTGCTGATGCGCGAGCAGGAAGCGATCGCGCAGGGCCGACGGATTCACGCGGTCATTCGCGGCTGGGGGGTTTCGTCGGACGGCAGCGGCGGCATCACGCGGCCGGAGCCTGCGGGGCAGCGGCTGGCGCTGAAGCGGGCTTATCAGCGGGCGGGTTTCGGGATTGATACGATTGACTACTTTGAGGGCCACGGCACCGGGACGCGCGTCGGCGACGAGACGGAGCTGGGCGTGCTGACGGCCGCTCGGCGCGAGGCGGGCGCGGCCCGGCCCGCGGCGATCGGCTCCATCAAGGCGAACATCGGGCATACGAAGGCGGCGGCGGGCCTGGCGGGATTGTTGAAGGCGGCGGTGGCAGCGCGCGAAGGCGTCATTCCGCCGATCACCGGCTGCGGTGAGCCGCATGCGATTCTTCGCGAGAAGGATGCGGCGCTGCGCGTGGCGCGCGCGCCCGAGGCGTGGGATCGCACCGAGCCGATGCGCACAGCGGTCAGCGCCATGGGTTTCGGTGGGTTGAATACGCATGTCGTGCTGGAGGGGCCGCCGCGCGGGCCGACCGCGCGCACGATTCGGTTGCGTCGGCAGCATTCGTTTGCGCAGGATGCGGAGTTGTTCGTTTTCTCCGCGGCGTCCGCCTCGGTGCTTCGCGAACAAGCATCTCGTGTGGCGGCGATCGCGCCGAATCTATCGCGCGCCGAGCTGATCGATCTTGCGGCGGACTTGGCCAACCGCGCGGATCGCGAGGGAGATTCGATCGGAACCGATGCGAACCGCGCCTGGCGCGGGGCGGTGGTGGCCGGCACGCCGAGCGAGTTGGCTGAACGGGCGGGGCGGTTGGTTGAGTGGATCGACTCGGGCGAGACGAATCGCATCGATGCGACAGGCGTCTTCCTGGGAAGTGGTCACGCATCGCCGCGGATCGGCCTGATCTTTCCCGGTCAGGGCTGCGCGGCTCGGCGCGATGGCGGCGCCTGGCGCGATCGGTTTGAAACTGTGCGCGCGCTTTATGATGCGGCGGACCTGCCGATGCACGGCGATGACGTGCAGACAGATGTCGCGCAGCCGGCGATCGTGGCGGCGGAGCTGGCGGCGCTGCGGGCGCTGGGCCGGCTGGGCATCGCCGCGCAGATCGCGGCGGGGCATAGTCTGGGCGAACTGACGGCGCTGCACTGGGCCGGCGCGATGGACGAATCGGCGCTGCTGCGCGTCGCCAGGGTGCGCGGCCGCGCGATGGCCGACCTGCCCGAGCCGCACGGCGCGATGGCGGCGATCATGGCTTCGGCCGACGAGGTCGAGGCGCTGGCAGCGGGTACGGGCGCGGTCGTCTCCGCGATCAACGCGCCGGATTTGACAGTGGTGTCGGGTGAGTGCCAGGCAGTGGCGCAGATCATGGCCCGGGCCGATGCGCGCGGAATCGGTGCGACGCGCCTCAAAGTTTCGCACGCATTTCATTCGCCACTGGTCAGCCGGGCCGCCGGGCCGCTCGCGGAGCAGTTGCGTCGCGAATCGCTCCGGCCACCGTTGCGCCGGGTCGTGTCGACGATCACCGGGCGCGAACTGACCGCAGGCGAAAATATCGAAGCATTACTTGTTTCGCAGGTGATCGCGCCGGTCCGCTTCACCGAGGCCGTCCGGCGAATGGCCCACGACGTGGATCTGCTGATCGAGGCCGGACCGGGTCGTGTTCTGGGTGGATTGGTCAGCCGATTTGCGCCGACGCCCGTGGTTTCGATGGATGCCGCGAGCGAATCGGTACGCGGTTTGCTCTGCGCCGCCGGAGCGGTTCACGCGGTCGGCGCGCCGGTTCGAGTGCGGGCTTTGTTTGAGGATCGCCTGACGCGGCCGTTCGATTTGAATCGGCGTCCGCGATTCATCGCCAGTCCGTGTGAATCGGCGCCGGTTCTTGATCGCGCCGGCGTCGTCGCTTTGTCGGGCGCTGCCTCCGTGCCGGAGTACGCTGCCGTGAGCACAGCGGTCGGCGTCGTATCGGATTCCGGCGAATCGGCCCTCGATGTCATTCGCGAGCTGGTCGCGCAGAAGGCGGAGCTGCCCGCGGAGTCGGTCACGGAGAGCAGCCGCCTGCTGGGCGATCTGCACCTCAATTCGATCGTGGTCGGGCAAATCGCGGTAGCCGCCTGTAAGCGATTGGGGTTACCCGCGCCGGTCTCGCCGACGGCCTACGCGGGTGCGACCGTTGGCGGCTTGGCGCAGGCGCTGGACGAGCTTCGCGCGATCGGCGGCGCGGCAGCCGATGGCACGAGCAGTCCGGACGATTCCCCGCCCGCCGGAGTCGATAGCTGGGTGCGGCCGTTTGCGGTGACGTGGCGCGAGCGGCCGTTGCGGTCGGCCGGCGCGTTCGACGGAAGTGACACGCATGAGTCGCTACGAGATCATGAGTTCGAATCGCCGTTGGCGGCGTCGGCCGATGGCTGGCGGGTGATCGCGCATCAATTGTGTCCGTTCAAGGGTCGGATCAGCGCGGCGCTGGCACGGGGCGGTCGCGGCGCGGGCGTGTTGGTTTGCGTGCCGCCGCAATACGCCGAGAGCAGCGCAGCCATGTTGCTGGAAGGCGCGCGGGCCGTATTACGGGACAACAGCCCGGCGCGGCTGGTGATTGTGCAGGATTCGCGTGCGGGCGAGTTGCCCGGGGGAATGGGAGCCGAGGCGTTCGCGCGGACGTTGCATCTCGAGGCGCCGCATGTCGCGGTGAGCGTGGTCCATGTGCCGACGGCGCATGAACAGGCCGCCGATTGGGTGATGGCGGAGACGCGGCATGCAGAGGGTTTCCGTGAAGTGCGCTACGATGCGCGGGGTCGGCGGTACGAACCGGTCCTGACGCCGCTGAAGCAGCCGATGGCGCAAGCAATCGATTTCGTGGGGATGACGCACGGAGAGGGGGATGATTCGACCGCTTGCGCGATTGGCGCCTTGGCGACAGGCACGGTCACGTCACTCACCGCGGATGACGTTCTGCTTGTGACCGGGGGCGGCAAGGGCATCGCCGCGGAGTGCGCGCTGGATCTGGCTCGTGAGACAGGCGTCAAACTGGCCCTGCTCGGGCGGTCGGATCCGTCGCGCGATACAGAGCTGGCGTCGAATCTCGCGCGGTTCGAGCAGTCGGGCGTTTCCTTCAAGTATCTTCGCGCCGACGTGACGGACGCCGAGTCGGTGGCGGCGGCGGTGCGCGAGGCCGAGCGAGCGCTGGGTCCGGTGACGGCGTTTTTGCACGGGGCCGGCGCGAACACGCCCAAGCTGATTCAGCATCTGGACCAGGCGTCGTTCCATGAAACGCTGCGGCCGAAGGTGCAGGGGGCGCGGAACGTGCTGGCGGCGGTGAATGCGGATCGATTGAAGCTGTTTGTCGCGTTTGGCTCGCTCATCGCGCGAGCCGGCATGGCGGGCGAAGCGGATTACGCCGTGGCGAACGACTGGCTGGCGTCGCTGGTGGAGCGGTGGGGCGCGCAGCATCCGCGCTGCCGGTCGCTGGCGATTGAGTGGTCGGTCTGGTCTGGCGTCGGCATGGGCGAGCGGCTGGGCCGGATCGACGCGCTGGCGCGGCAGGGCATTCGCGCGATCACGCCGGACGAGGGCGTGCGCGTGATGAAGCGCTTGCTTTCGCACGATACGCCGTCGCGCGTGCTGGTGACGAGCCGGTTCGGCGACGCGCCGACGCTGACGCTGGAAGGGCCGCCGCTGCCGTTCCGCCGATTCCTGGAATCGCCGCGTGTCTATTATCCCGGCATCGAGCTGGTGGTCGACGCGAAGCTCTCTCCCTCGACCGATCCGTACCTGGACGATCATGTGTTCCACGGCGAGCGGTTGTTCGCGGCCGTCCTCGGGTTGGAGGCGATGGCGCAGGTCGCGATGGCCGTCGCAGGAACCGAAACGCCGCCGAGCTTCGAAGATGTAGAGCTAGCCCAGCCCGTCGTCGTGCCCGACGGCGGCGTGACGATTCGCATTGCCGCGCTCGTGCGCGAGGACGGAACGATCGACGTGGCGGTGCGCAGTGCGCAAACCGGTTTCGCCGTCGATCATTTCCGCGCCATCTGCCGTTTCGATTCGGCGTTGCAACCGAGCCGGAACGTTTCGGCCCGGATGACGCCTGCCACGCTCCCGCCGCGCTTGAATCTCATTCCCGATGCCGACCTATACGGCAAGCTGCTCTTTCACACCGGCCGCTTCCGCGTTGTGCGAGGCTATCACGTGCTCGCGGCGAAGGCGTGTCTCGCGGAACTTGGTGAAGCTGCGACGGACGACCTTGTGAATGGCGGCGCTCGCCGCTGGTTCGGATCGTATCTGCCGGCCGATCTCATGCTGGGCTGCCCGGCCGCGCGCGACGGCACGATTCATGCGATTCAGGCATGCATTCCGCACGCGACGATTCTGCCCACCGGCGTCGAGCGCCTCGACGTTCACGCGGTGCGAGCCGATTCGGCGCGTTACGTCGAGGCGCGCGAGCGATCGCACAGCGGCGCGGACTTCGTTTACGACGTGCAGGTCTTCGCGCCGGACGGCGAGTTGATCGAGGCATGGCACGGGCTGAAACTTCGAGCGATTGCGCCCGCTGCTCATCACGGGGCGCACGCGCCGGTCCTGCTCGCGCCCAGTCTTGAACGGCGCGCGGCGGATCTGATTGGTGCCTCGGTGCGAGTCGCGCTGGTTGAGGAGCATGGCGCGCCGCAGCCGAGCGCGAACGGAAACGGCCACGGTGGAAACGGCACTGACTCCGCTACGATGAACCGTCGCGCGCAATCGGATGCGGCGCTAAGTGATTTGTTGGATTCGGATTCGCGCTGGTCGCACCGATCCGACGGAAAACCGGAAGCGTGGGACGGCCGCAGCGTGTCGACGTCGCACGGCGCGGGCCTGACACTCGCCATTGTTGCGGACGACGCCACCCGGCTCGGCTGCGACGTCGAGCTGGTGACATCGCGCCCGCGTGATACCTGGCGCGGCTTGCTCGGCACGGCGCGGTTCGCGCTGGCCGAACAGATTGCCGGCGTGGCGGGTGAATCGCTCGACGCGGCGGCGACTCGCGTGTGGACCGTGATCGAATGCGCGGCAAAGGCCGGGCTGCCGCACGATGTTCCGCTGACGCTCAAGGAGTTCCACCGCGACGGGTGGCTCACGATTCGCGCGGGCGGTGCCATATCAATGACAGTCGTGTTCGCAGAACGTGGAGGCCGGCCTGCGGTGGCCGTGGGCTTGCTGGCGATGCACGAATCAGCGGGGGCGCGGCATGCGGGCGTATGA